AATAAAACAAAAAGAGGCTATACCCGTAAACAAGCCCTCAAAACAATTACTGATTTAGCTCATAATGAAAATTTGACCGAATTAGCTGAACAAATCAATAATTTTCTCCGAGATAATTTAATTACTGTTAATGAGAATAAAATCAAGTTAGAACAACTAATCAGCCATTGGCAAAGTCATAAACAAGAAACAAAATCCGATAAAGTCGGAGTTTTTTGGGCGTTATTATTGCTTTCCTCTCAATCAAAGGTTGAATTACATCAACAAGAATTTTATCAAGATATTGATGTTTACATTATCTAACTGACGTTACGCACTTATTCATGTGTTAAGTTAAGGAGGGTTTCAGGTTTCAGGAAATAATCTGACGGGGAGACAATGAAACTGCAGTGAGGGTAGGTTTTAGGTTTCAGGTTTCAGGTTGCAGGTTTTAAATACATGAACAGTATTTTGTCTTTACGAAATAAATAGCCCGACATATTATCTCAAAATGTTGATAATCCAATAGTTTTGCCTATTATTTGAACCATTGAGTAAATAGAGATAATGATAAATATTAGTGGAGACAAAACCTAACACCTAACACCTGCTACCTGCTACCTATAAGGTTTTTAGAGTTATTGTCCCCCCTTAAGGGAAATAATAAAAATGATTGAACTAAAAAGTTATCGAGATTTAACGGTTTGGCAAAAATCAATGGATTTGGTAGTAATATGTTATCAATTAACGTCTCAATTTCCCAAAACAGAAATTTATGGTTTAAGTAATCAAATACAAAGAGCCGCAGTTTCAATTCCTGCCAACATCGCAGAAGGAAAAGGGAGAAATCATTTGGGTGATTATATCCGTCATCTTTCTATGGCAAATGGCTCACTCAAAGAACTAGAAACTCATTTGATGATTGTAGGACGATTAGGCTATCTTAACCTGAGTTCGGGATAAATTTTCATCTATGAATGATGGAGAAAAAAGGCAAAAGGCAAGAGGCAAGAGGCGAACCCCCTTTATCCCCCCTCGAGAGGGGGGAGGGCAAAGGAAAATTAAGAATTAGGAATTAAAACCCCGAACACTCATTATTTGTTACTCATTACTTTCTCTCAACACCTGCAACCTGCAACCTGAAACCTGACACCTACCCTTATCCAATATTCTTAAACCGAACTGAGGTTATCTTAAAGAGCAAGAATTAAAAGTTACTTTAAACAAATGTGAGGAAATTGGCAGAATGTTACATAGTTTAATCGAAAAACTAAGTCAAAAGAAAAAAGGGTAAATTTTTTTGACTTTAAACCTGACACCTGGCACCTGATACCTGACACCTCAAAACAACTTTCTTCTCTAGTAATGTGTACCAGATTTACGGTGATGAATAGCGGTTATTCCTGTTTCTGAAAGTAATTTACCCTGAGTTGCGATCGCATATAATACCCAATGATCACCGCATTCTAAACGATTTTTGACTTCACATTCAAGATAGGCTAAAGCATCAGTTAAAATAGGACTACCATTGTCGGCGGTTTCCCAATTAATATTCACAAAACGGTCTTCTCCGGGGGCAAAGGGCTTGAGAAAATGTTTCATTAAATCGATATGTTTCCCTTCTTCAAGAATATTTAAGACAAAATGACTACCAATAGGTAACAAAGATTCGATCGCTCTTTCTTTGGCTACTGCAATAGTTAAACCCGGGGGCGTAAAAGTTGCCTGAGACACCCAAGAAGCAACCATCGCTCCCTTTAATTCTTCCCTTTGAGTAGTGACGATAGAAAGAGAACCAATAATGCGCCCTAAGGCTTGTTCTGTACGGGCTGTTAAGGTATTACTAGCGGCAGATTCCTTCGATTTTAGAGCCTTTTTGCGTTTTTTCAGGGCTTGAGCAAAATCTGTTCCTGCTTCCTCACAGGTTTTTAAAATTGCTTCAGTGGGCTTAAATTTAACTCTAATGGTGTCAAAACCAAAGCGATAACCCCCATCCTTAAACTTTGATTCCAATAGGTCTATGGCTTCTCCACTCCATCCATAAGAACCAAATACCCCCACTATCTTATTGCGATCCGCAGTGGCTAAAGCAACACCTAAAGCACTTTGAATTTGAGTTGGTGCATGACCTCCTAATGTCGGTGAACCGAAAATAAAACCATCACAAGTGGTGATCGCTTCTTTTATTTCTTCACTAGCGGCAAACTCTGCATTGATAGATTCTACCCTTACCCCCGCTTTAGTAACTCCCCGTGCGATCGCATTAGCTAAAATAGCGGTATTACCATAAGCAGAAGCATAAACCAAAGCAACATTAAGAGTTTGATTTTGTTGAGCAGATAACCATTGAGAATATAAACCCGTTAACTCATGTAAACCATATTTCACTAGAGGACCATGACTAGGGGCATAAACCAGAGCAGAAAAAGGCTTAATTTTTTCTAATGCTTTACTCACCTGATTACTGTAAGGAGCAATGACACAGTCGAAATAGTATCGTCTATCTTCAAAATAAACTTGCCAACCTTCATCAAATATTTGATCCCCGCAAACATGAGAACCAAATAACTTATCTGTGTAAAAAATATCAGTCTTTTTATCAAAAGTTAAAAGTTGATCAGGATAACGGGGATTGGGAGTAGTAATAAAATCTAATTGATGCTCTTTTCCTAGATTTAATTGATAGTCATTTTTGATGGAAATAATATTTAAAGAATAATCTTTAACTGTTTCACTATAGGAGTTTTCAAAAATTTCTCGTAAAGATTTTGCTCCCGTATTAGAGACAATAAAAGTAATTTGAGGGGCTAATTGAATTAGTCGGTTTAAAGTAAAAGCACGATTAGGATTGATATGTCCTAAAATCACATAATCAATCTTTTTTAAATCAATTCTTGCCGATAAAGCGGATAAAAATATTTCAGTGAAAGACTCCCCCGGAGGATCAATTAAAGCGGTTTTGTCTGCTTCGATTAAAAAACTATTCGCCGTTGTACCACGACTTAAGCCATATTCTACCTCAAACTTTAAGCGTTCCCAAGTTCGAGAACGGAATATTCTCGTATCCAAAGCAATATTACACACTTGTACATCTTTAGATCCCATAACTAACGTCCCCGCTATTATTTTCTTTTACCTTCCATTATCTACTATGGTTTGTTTAGGATCAAGCAAACAATATTTATTTATATCAATTGTTTTGATTAATTTCATTTATTAAAATCTATTGTAATTAAAATTTAGCGTTGCTCAATCATGGTATGAAATGTACTGAAATTATACCAAAAATTGAGACATCAAAATATTATCACTATTGCCTATTGCTCACCTAAATAAAAAATCACATCTAAAATCAGCAACACCTAAAATTTTATCTGGAAAACATTATTAAAAAGGTGAAATTATTAAGAAATATAGATAATTATTAATGTTATTAACAAAAGATTATTCCCTTAAAAAAAAGGTGTTAGCTTGAGATTTATATAAAAATAAACATTTACATAAAACACTAAAATAAATGAGAGATAATCAGGGAAAAGATTTAGTAGGTGCAGGTTTAACCGCCGCTATTGGTGCAGGAATTATTACATCTTATGCGGTTAGTCAAGGACAACACCCCCTTGTGGCAACGGGAATTACTATATTTTCTGCCCTTTTAGCAGTGATTATTTATCAAGCAGACCTAATTTAATTAACCTCAGTTCGGTTTAAGAATTTCCGATAAGGTTAGGTATCAGGTGTCAGGTTGCAGGTTGCAGGTGTTAGGGGATGGGGAGATGAGGTGATGAGGGGATGAGGGGAAAAGGGGAAACAAGTAATAAATAAGTAACTGACGTTACGCACTTATTGATGTGTTAAGTTAAGGGAGGTTTCAGGTTTCAGGAAATAATAAATTTTCATCGATGGTGATTTAAGAAAAGGGCAAAGGGCAATGGGCAAGGGGCAAAGGAAAAATTAAGAATTAGGAATTAAAAACCCCGAACACTCATTATTTGTTACTCATTACTTTCTCTCAACACCTGCAACCTGCAACCTGAAACCTGACACCTACCCTTATCCAATATTCTTAAACCGAACTGAGGTTATCTTAAAGAGCAAGAATTAAAAGTTACTTTAAACAAATGTGAGGAAATTGGCAGAATGTTACATAGTTTAATCGAAAAACTAAGTCAAAATAAAAAAGGGTGAATTTTTCTGACTTTAAACCAGACACCTGATACCTCAAAACAACAACTAATTATCTTTTTGCGTAACATCAGTAAGTAATAAGTATTCGTGGTTTTTCATTCTTAATTCTTAATTTTTAATTCTTAATTTATCCGAACCCCGAACTCCGAACTCCGAACTAACTCTTAACTTTTTGTTGTTGTTGATAAAGATGATAATAACGCCCCTGTAAAGCCATTAACTCATCATGAGTTCCTTTTTCAGCAATAATTCCGCTATCCATCACCACAATTAAATCTGCACTGCGAATAGTCGCTAAACGGTGAGTAATAAATAAAACTGTGCGATCGTGGAAAGCATGAATTAGATTATGACAAACTTGAGCCTCTGTATTGTAATCTAAAGCACTGGTTGCCTCATCTAAGACTAACATCCGAGGATTTTGTAAAACAGAACGTGCGATCGCAATTCTTTGTCTTTGTCCCCCAGAAAGAGAAGCCCCCCTTTCTCCCACTCTGGTATTGTAACCATTAGCAAGATTCATAATAAACTCATGGGCGCAAGCAATTTCTGCCGCCCGAATCACTTCATCAGAACTAGCAGAAGGATTAGTTAAAGCGATATTCTCGAAAATAGTGCCATCGAATAAAAGACTCTCTTGAGGTACAACCCCCACCTGACGACGGAGAGAATACAGTTCTACTCGGTTAACATCATAACCATCGATTAAAATACGTCCAGATTCTGGTTCATATAAGCGAGAAACCAGTTTTGTCATGGTACTTTTACCTGCCCCACTTTCCCCTACGATACCCACGAAAGTACCAGCGTTAATGTCGATACTAACGTTGTTTAATTGTAAAGGACCGTGAGGCTTAAAACGAAAACAAACATTTTCATACTGTAAATGACCATCAATCAAAGGCATCGGTATATTATCTCTATCTTCTTCTGCTTCTTGAGGATGATCAACAATATCCGCTAAACGTTCTAAAGAAAGGGCTGTTTGTTGGAAGTTTTGCCATAATTGAGCAAGACGTAAAATCGGTTGGGTAACATAACCAGAAATGATGCGGAAAGCAATTAATTGTCCTAAAGTTAAATCTCCTTGTAAAACCAAATATGCACCCACCCATAACACTAATAACTGAGACAATTTATTTAAGAAATTACTAGCAGAACCTGCAAGGGTTTGAGTAATAACGGTTTTAAAACCTGTACCCACATATCTAGCATATCTTTCCTGCCATTCCCAACGGGATTTTAACTCGATGTTTTGTGCTTTTACCGTTTGAATCCCCGACATAATTTCCACTAAATGGGATTGAGTCGAAGCATTACGTTCGGCTTTTGCCCTTAATTGACGACGAATGAGAGGGGAAAATATTAGTGTTAACGCCACAAAAATAGGAATGATACCTAATGCCACAAAGGTTAATAAAGGGCTATAGATAAACATAACCACAATATAAATTACCGAGAAAATAGCATCTAACACCACTGTTAGGGCAGTTCCCGTCAAAAATGACCTAATATTCTCTAACTCGTTAATACGGGTGGAAATTTCCCCCACAGGACGCTTTTCAAAGTACCTGAGTGGTAGCCTTAAAAGGTGATCGATGATCTCCGATCCCAAGGTCATATCAATGCGGTTCGTAGTATCAACGAAGGAATAAGTCCGCAGGGTGCTTAAAATTGCCTCAAAAACCGCTAAAACAACTAAAAATATACCCAATACTTGCAGAGTGTCGGGGCTATTTTGCACAATCACCTTATCAATGATAATTTGAATCATCAGAGGATTTGCTAAGGCGAATAGTTGCACAAAGAAAGAAGCTATAAATACTTCTAATAAAACCCATTTATATTTAATGATGGAAGGAACAAACCAATTTAAACCAAATTTTTCTTCAGGGGTTTCTTTTGTTTTTTTCAACAATAAAACTTTCCCTTCTTGTCCCCACATTTCCAGAAATTCAAGGGTTTTATACTCTCTAACTCCTCTTAAAGTGGGATCGCCTACGATGACCGTTTTTTCATTGGCTGTATAGACAACAACCAGAGAATCGGACAACTTAGTTAAAAAAGTTCCTTCGAGTTTGCCAAATGCCCCGGCAGGAACACCTATTAGTTGTGCATTTAAGCCGATTAATTCTGTAATAGCTCCACAAACATCAAGGGATAATGCCCCATTTCTTTGTACTTGCTCTTTAATAATACGTTCTAAAACATCTCCCCGAAAAGGAATTCGATAATATTTAGATAGCATTCGCATACAAGCAATACCGATTTCGGCTTCACTTCTACCGCTATAGAAAGGATAATCTTTCAGGGGTTTACGGGATTCTGCTTGAAGAGTGCGAGGTTGTTTTTGTAGAATTTGAGGGTCAGCTAAAGGGATTTCCTCGTTATCCATCAATACAGCAGGGGTAATGGCTGTTTGAGAAGGAGAATTGTTTTCTTTTCTGTCTTCTTCTGCCCATAAATCTTCTTCCTCATCTTTTTCTATTACTTGCCCATTTTGATTTTTAAGGGGAATAGATTGGGGAATGCTCAAGGAAATAAGACGGCAGTTAGTTTCTAGGGTTAAACTTTCATTTATTGTGACTATATCTCCGATGTC
This is a stretch of genomic DNA from Cyanobacterium aponinum PCC 10605. It encodes these proteins:
- a CDS encoding four helix bundle protein, translating into MIELKSYRDLTVWQKSMDLVVICYQLTSQFPKTEIYGLSNQIQRAAVSIPANIAEGKGRNHLGDYIRHLSMANGSLKELETHLMIVGRLGYLNLSSG
- a CDS encoding diflavin flavoprotein, which gives rise to MGSKDVQVCNIALDTRIFRSRTWERLKFEVEYGLSRGTTANSFLIEADKTALIDPPGESFTEIFLSALSARIDLKKIDYVILGHINPNRAFTLNRLIQLAPQITFIVSNTGAKSLREIFENSYSETVKDYSLNIISIKNDYQLNLGKEHQLDFITTPNPRYPDQLLTFDKKTDIFYTDKLFGSHVCGDQIFDEGWQVYFEDRRYYFDCVIAPYSNQVSKALEKIKPFSALVYAPSHGPLVKYGLHELTGLYSQWLSAQQNQTLNVALVYASAYGNTAILANAIARGVTKAGVRVESINAEFAASEEIKEAITTCDGFIFGSPTLGGHAPTQIQSALGVALATADRNKIVGVFGSYGWSGEAIDLLESKFKDGGYRFGFDTIRVKFKPTEAILKTCEEAGTDFAQALKKRKKALKSKESAASNTLTARTEQALGRIIGSLSIVTTQREELKGAMVASWVSQATFTPPGLTIAVAKERAIESLLPIGSHFVLNILEEGKHIDLMKHFLKPFAPGEDRFVNINWETADNGSPILTDALAYLECEVKNRLECGDHWVLYAIATQGKLLSETGITAIHHRKSGTHY
- a CDS encoding peptidase domain-containing ABC transporter, translated to MVYTTGSVAEFISSVEPFNNLSRSEIEVISPHFKPLKYEMGQIMLVKDNIPPHVAIIYEGQARCIAYDPRNNLPVSVQLLSYGSVIGWESLMRGFSTETAIASTEVVALTIDRDKFLDLLKQHSSLKNYYQQKAGLIEVFDLLGSQLVKKAIAHGDIKALAKDAVNKAQVCHLVAGKCDRLPNPPENQEWVLSSGKINGFDIGDIVTINESLTLETNCRLISLSIPQSIPLKNQNGQVIEKDEEEDLWAEEDRKENNSPSQTAITPAVLMDNEEIPLADPQILQKQPRTLQAESRKPLKDYPFYSGRSEAEIGIACMRMLSKYYRIPFRGDVLERIIKEQVQRNGALSLDVCGAITELIGLNAQLIGVPAGAFGKLEGTFLTKLSDSLVVVYTANEKTVIVGDPTLRGVREYKTLEFLEMWGQEGKVLLLKKTKETPEEKFGLNWFVPSIIKYKWVLLEVFIASFFVQLFALANPLMIQIIIDKVIVQNSPDTLQVLGIFLVVLAVFEAILSTLRTYSFVDTTNRIDMTLGSEIIDHLLRLPLRYFEKRPVGEISTRINELENIRSFLTGTALTVVLDAIFSVIYIVVMFIYSPLLTFVALGIIPIFVALTLIFSPLIRRQLRAKAERNASTQSHLVEIMSGIQTVKAQNIELKSRWEWQERYARYVGTGFKTVITQTLAGSASNFLNKLSQLLVLWVGAYLVLQGDLTLGQLIAFRIISGYVTQPILRLAQLWQNFQQTALSLERLADIVDHPQEAEEDRDNIPMPLIDGHLQYENVCFRFKPHGPLQLNNVSIDINAGTFVGIVGESGAGKSTMTKLVSRLYEPESGRILIDGYDVNRVELYSLRRQVGVVPQESLLFDGTIFENIALTNPSASSDEVIRAAEIACAHEFIMNLANGYNTRVGERGASLSGGQRQRIAIARSVLQNPRMLVLDEATSALDYNTEAQVCHNLIHAFHDRTVLFITHRLATIRSADLIVVMDSGIIAEKGTHDELMALQGRYYHLYQQQQKVKS